One Lepisosteus oculatus isolate fLepOcu1 chromosome 4, fLepOcu1.hap2, whole genome shotgun sequence genomic window, GCGATTTGTCTAATTATTGTTTAGTCATGAAGGAGAAAGGGGACGTGATGTTTCATGTAACTTATGGAAGCCTACTAGTTCGATGAAAAGCATTCTTATTGTGCTAAAGATAGTGTAATTTCTTTGTGAAGGAGCTGTCCAATGTGCTGAATTCGAGTTGATTTCAATGGTAGTACCGCAGAAGTACAACTGACCAAAACCGAATGCATTATCCATATATGATAAACATGTCTTTTCACGGTGGAGCAGGAGACCTTTCCGAAATTCAACAATAAGTTATTACTTACCAATGATATGGAAGCTAATAATTGATGGATTATAAATTAGTACATGGCATCTTTGTGTCATAAGGATTAATAACAATACAACGCTTGTGACAAACTGCAAATTAATCGCATTGCATCTGCGTATTTTGTTTACATCTGGTGAAATGCCCGTTACCGAAAACCGAAAAGCCTTCTAGTAGttatttcattgttatttataCACACCTGgatcacaaaatgtctaaaacAACGTTAACCTCTAGATTTGTACCTCAGCACATTTCTAAACTTATGAATACAGAACAATGAAGATAAAGCTAATAATGTTTTCACAAAGCATATTAATGTGAATGTCTGACAATTAACTCCACGTATGATTTAGAACCTTCTTGGAACTAATAATGCACCCAGAAAGGATTACAGACTTGTAATTAATTATGCAATTTGATACAGGTCCCGTGCAATCTTTGTATAGAAGAGTCTAAAGAACGACACTTGTCATCACACAGTTGTTAACTGGTGCTACCTTCTTCTTTGGCCAGGCAAACATCTTCTTCAATTTCCCTCGGAAATTATCATGAAGCCAAGCATAAAGAATAGCATTGGTACACGCTGACATCATGGCGAACCAGTGGCAAAGAAGCTGAATCAAATTGAAGTACTGCTTGTCAATTAGGTTGATATCCATGTCCTTCATCATGTTGAAAATGTGCAGCGGCAGCCAGCAAATACCAAAAGCAGCCACGACCAACACCAACAAACGGAAAGTTTTTCTTCTTCTAGCTCGGTCCCACTCCACCTGGCTCTGCGTAATGTTGCCTGGTACAACTCGGTTTTTTAGTTTGACAGAGATTCTCAAGTAAGATAAGGAGATCACAGTTAAAGGAAGGGCGTACGTAAGGATAAGCGTGCTATAAGCATAAGCCAGGCGCTCCTTTTCCATTCCTACCCAAAACTCTTCGCAAATAGAGAAGTCAAGTTCTGGGAAATCGACGTGGTAAGTGTGAGCCAAGGCTGGAGCCGCCAACAAAGATGAAAGCAGCCATATAGCGGCCAGGATGTACGCGCAGGTGGGTATGGTGAGACGTCGCTTCAATGGGTAAACAGTAGCATGGTACCTCTCTACAGCAATTACGGTCAATGTGAAAACGGATACGAAAACTGTTACAGGCTGCATAAGAAACACAAAATAGCACATAAATATTCCATAAATCCATCCCCGTGGCTCAAAAGCGTAAGCCAAAGTAAGGGGCACGCAGGTGGCACACATAAGCATATCAGAAAATGCTAGGTTACCGATTAAGAAATTCGTTACGTTGTGCATCTTTTTGGTCTTGCATATTACATAGATGAGCAAATAGTTTCCGAATATGCCGATGAAAACGACGAAGGAATAGCAAGGAATTATCAGAGGTTTAAAGGACTGCAACAGTTGGAGCCCTGTGAATTGGTTCCACGTTATGTTGTTCAGTTCAGCCAGCAGTCTCTGCGAGGAAGTCGGGTTCTCAGTGTTCATCTTGAGGTACAGTCGGAGGTGGCAGCGCGTGGACAGACTTTTAAGTCCTCTTGCCCCCCCTCTGCCCGAGTGCCTCTAACTAAACCTAAAAGATTCGAGAAAATAAAATCCGTGTAGCATTTCACGAAAATAAAActgtacaaataaaaacaacaccAAGATTAAAATACTGATACGataaatcacatactgtatcgatatttttggaaaaataataaactagTTTATCGGCATTGTACATTATACTTACGATGCTGCTGGGCTAGTTCCTTGACTGGCATGGTTAAACGTGCAACTTAATAAGATAAAACATTGTGTTCCTCGTTTTCAAGAACTGTTGAAATATTCTACAAGtgggcagtgttttttttttcgaaaGGCACGAATCCTCTAGCGATGTCACAGCATTCTACAAAGAGGGAAAGTGGTTGGTTGTATAGCATTGTACGTTGCTACCTACGTCTCAGATGGAACAGTATGATCTGACTGTCATCAAGTGTAGACAAGTTGCAGGTTAACATGTTTTGTCAATAAGTCTCTGCCTTTCATTTAATCTATGTATATTTCATCAATTGAAACGAGCAAAAAGGAGCAAATACAATATGATAATTGGGATGCATGTTCTGTATATAAGTTTCTCTAAGGAACAAAACGAGCATGTTTTTTTACACGTTCAGTGCGTATGTGGATTGTTTATTTTACAAGCAATCACGAACTAACATTTCgttatttttaatctttcagTTTTTTACTCTCCGAGgttatgattttttatttttattttgggttTCTGTAACGCTGTTTTTTACAACGCACCACTGTAAATAAACGGAAAGGATTAATATACAGAAAAGTCATTTTAATCGCGGGAACAATATGACAAAATTAATTCCTTTACAGTTTATCTAGTGCTTTCGTGATCAGCAGTCATTTGGTTTCATACCTGACTTAATTGCCAAaaacttctacagtatgtgaagtaaTATAACCCTGTTGCCAGCAGAGGGAGACCTAAGTacatcacctactgtatgtcagcaaCCTCTATAATATCACATCTTAGGACATCTGCAGCTTCAGACTTTACATTGACGGCAATTAATGGGTAGACATTAATAACGCTTTAATAAAAGTAGTCTACGGTAAGTTTATGCATTAATGTTAATCGGCTACTCGTGTTCTTTAAAACCTACTTGAGGTTAATTTAGAACCAAATCAAATCAGAACTTTCACCCGCCCATCTGTAACAGACTGTATACCCGTGACTTTGTGTTTGCTGAAGGCTTCTTTTATCTGCCACTTAATACATCTGCAGTTGAGGGGGGTGATTGAAAGATTTTATGAGGTCAGTTCTGCAGTTAGAATATTTAAagcatcatatactgtatacatatatcCCTTATCAACATTCTaaagaatttgaaaataaattatattctcaTGATATTGTATGCTTTATACTGTTGTATGACTAAATGTGTAACTTGAATGGCCTAATAgatgtgatatatatatatattagatcATAGAGATGCATCTGTGTGCAAAGGTGCAAGTGAAGGTTAATACCGTactgaaaagtaaaaggaaATGTTTTGGCTGTACAGCCTTTGTTCAGATAGATGTGGTGACTTCAGTATAATAGGAAGTTTTCCAAAGGGCATGCACATAATCAATAATTGTGCATTCTCTCGCTAACAGATATCCACGtacatttcatatactgtatcagtcATAGTGGTCAACAGAAATATAGCAGTTGTAAAAAAATTATGCAtgcatgttttgttgttttcaacATGTCCACTAAGAAATGGACATATGCTTAAGAGACTAATGTACATAAAATTGGACTGAACATtcctttcttaaaaaataaataattctgcTGAAGGGACTCATCTTCAATGAAAGGGTACTTTTAAGTTTAGTCATAATGTTATAGCTTTTTTGTAGCCTCCATGTGACCTGGCTGTGAATGCCCAATAATGTGTTTTATTGTAGATGCTGATTGAAGTCCATGGCTTTCATAGCCACAGCTGAAAGGGGTAAAACGTGCACCCGCAATCAAAGTGTAGATTCAACTACCGCAGTATAATCATATTCAATCTTGATATGAATAAAAGTGGAAATGATTGCCCGACAATCATAAGCTTGGAGCATTTTATTTAAGAAgatgaaaattaaaagaatgaGCCTCCTTCCACTAAAAGCTTTATAGCACAAAGTGTCAGTATTTTTCTCCCTTCCCAAAATTGACCTGCATTTTGCACTCTTGTTAGCCTCGGAATATAGCAGCTATGTCAGATTTAAATAGGTTTCCAGAGAGACATTAACCTTGGGGCTACAATGGAAGTTATAGAGGAGTTCTGGTTTTCTGGAGCAGACAGAAATGCCTAAAAAAGACTGCTTATCCCATACAAAGAGTTCAGAATCATTCTGtatcttttcttcattttctgttgTCCGAGTACAATACCACAGCCacctctttctgtcttgaaGAGACCATAACATCAGCTTGTACCTTTTATGGTGGCTTGAATCTTTCATATAGGTGATATGACAACCCAACTGTTTAGTCAGGGATTTTCCATTTATTAGCACATCTGTCCATCACTCTTTCCTGAATGGCTGCATTTACCATGGTCACTAATCTAAGGAACAGAAAGTCACGCACTACTCAATGATAGCGCTCTGAAAGGAGTATGGTGaggttatatttatattattaagatcactttatgcAATCCTAGGAACatatctgttttttaaagtatttttaagcATTTATCAGCTAAGTTCTTTAGTCGTAAACTTGCAATATGAGTAGGAATTACATTTCTGTACCAAATACATTGTTTaattattgattttaaaaatatttcatactgtacatagtactGTACCCTTACCATCTgtcaaaaatatacagtacaagcacaAAATCACAAATACAGTTTTTCTTATCTAGCAATATGATAGGCGGTAGCTTGGTTTGCCTTAACACTGATCTTATCCATCTACCTAGTCTTTTCTGTCAAAACACTATCtgaatttcattaaaaattcAAATGTCATAATCTGCAGTAAAGCTGTCATATAAAAGGGGACATGCTGTACTGTTATTGTAGGTGTGAGACAGCATcctaatacattttctgtggatgACTTCTAAAGAGGAGATGGTATCTATTCAGCTGAGGATTTTAATAAGCAAGGGGACTGGGCAGAAAATGAGACGCTCTTTACTTTGTAGATCCTGCACATAGAGGTTTCTTTCAGAATTGTAATCTGTATTGCATTCCTAactttatttttctccttccttTTTGTTTCCTCAAGACAAAAAGTACCCCTCTGTTGAATGTGGATCAGGAATTGTCTGTGTCAGATTAACCTTTTTGATCTGAAGTGAAGGTTTCTTGAACAAGTATAATTTTGTATACAGTTGCTTTATTAGTTTTAATCGTGAACACACAGTACCTGTACATACACTTTACGTTTATTCACAGAAAATCTATTGTTGTTATGTAAAGGtggggtttacaaaatacattttaaaaacattacgtTTATGGCAATACATTCTTCaatatgtgtgttttttaaatcataataaaataaatacaaaacttttgGTTAAATTACAATGGTTTGCTCATGAATAAGTTCTTTATTACAAAACTACACTCACTGTTACGCTGTGTCCGTAAGGAGCAATCTTTCTTCGCCAAATAAACAGTTTCTTTAGCTCCTTTCTGAAACTGTCGTGCAGCCATGCGTAGATGAATGGATTATAGCAGACTGAACTCATGGCGAACCAGTGGCAGGAGAGCTGCATCAGGTTGAAGTAATATTTACTGATAATGTTGATGTTAATATCGCGAATGATGTTAAACATGTGCAAAGGCAGCCAGCAGATGCCGAACACGACTACAACTATGACCAACAAACAGAACGTCCTTTTCTTCCTGGCTTTGTCCCAGTCTGCTTGGCTTTGTGTTACACTGCCGGGCATAACCCTGTTCTTCAATTTCACAGAAATTCTCACGTATGATATCAGAATCACCAAGAGCggcaacaaaaatgaaataaacagcAGGCAGAAAGCATAGGCTTGTCTTTGACTTTCTTTGGTTTCCCAGAACTCTTCGCAGATGGTGATTCCCTGATCCTTTAATTCTACATAGTAGGTGTTAGCCATGGCAGGAACAGCAAGACAACACGCGATTATCCAAATGAAGAGCATCAGGTAAGCGCTTAGTTTCAGAGAAATTCTGCGGCGCAACGGGTGGACGATCACAATGTAGCGGTCCACAGCAATTGCGGTCAGAGTGAAAATAGAAACATAGACTGTCACCGGCTGCATAAAAAGTACGAAATAGCACATTGAATTGCCGAAGAGCCAACCTTTGGGTTCGTACACGTAGGCTAAGGTGAGAGGAATGCAGGTTGTGCACATTAGAACATCTGAAGTAGCGAGATTTCCTATGAGGAAATTAGTCACATTGTGCAGTTTCTTTACTCTCATTATTACCGACACCAAAAGAAAGTTACCAATAATTCCGATGATGACAACAGCGGCATATAATGGGATTATTACAGCCTTAAGTTGCTGAATCAACTGCAAACCTTGAAATGCTGCAAAAGTCTCGTTTGGCACTTTGACCAGTGTCTTTTCCGTTTTATTATCGAAAAGTTGCAGCCCCCACCCAAATTCAGAAGAATGATTAGTCATTTTGCTtcctaaaggaaaaaaagaacagaacagtTATTTAAATGACATTCTGACCACTGTTCGCAACCTAACATACACAGTAAACATTGAAACACCAATATTTAACATATAAATCTCTTATCGCTCAATAGAGGCTTAAAGTACCAATGGATCGATGGAAAAATGAAGTGTTGTATTCAAAAAACGTCAAGCCGTGTTCTTCTGAGAAGCGCATCATTTTTATTACCAGCATCGtgctgtacagtaggtgctgaCTAGCCCAAGAGGCAAAACTCTTGGCTGAACTATATTTAATCTTGAAAACCGAACTGAACTTACCTCTGTCTATTGGTGTCTAGCTGCAAATCCCATCGTGTGACTTTTAAGTTAGAAATAATAGGAAATGCAATGGTGGGCTGCACTTTTATTCTATCCATGAACGTGTCGCCACACAAACTGGTTAAGCATTGTTTCACGCGAGAGTCTCCATTCGAGAGTCCTTTCAGAAAAGCAACGTTGTTCTGTAGTCTGATAACCTGCCATCAACATTATCTCATTTACAGCTATAAACCACCAACAGTTTTTAAACCGAGCAGGTTTACATGACTGGTAGGAACATCACAGAtccagatgtactgtatctgagaTGATGTGCATGAGAGTACTGttaaattttagaaaaaaatagagTACATATCATAGGCCCCTCCCTTTCATTTCCTCCCAAGCTCAGTATCAGCAAGAGTAATGAAAGGATCACATTTATTGGAGAAAAAACATGGTTTTATGTCAAGTCTGTTCGGGGACAAAATAagctttttatacagtactccTGGCATGGAAAAGTATAATTTTTGTGTAATGATGTTTTGCTACATATCGTTGTTTCTTTCCatacttaaaaaatacaatcGAATGAATATGATATGAGTGTTAGATATAATTTAGGAAAGAATCGTTCGAAAGTTTCAAGAGATATAATCGAATGCATCTGGCCGAATAATTTTTGTTTACTAAGTCTTCTTCTGCCTAAGTTCAACACCTTGGACAGCAACTTCAGACAAATTCTACAAAGGAAAGGAGCTTGCCAGATGAAAGCTATCCGTCAAAATACTATTGCTAAGCAAAGGGCTTACATTTGTTGTGCTTTCTAGGGAAAAATAAGAAGCTTttctaagaagaaaaaaaacctccggttaagaaaaacaaacagcatgCACACTAACGTTAGAAAGCTCACGAAATATTtggaaaagttattttaaagtttGGAAAATTCAAATTTCTTACATTTACAGAGCAATGTTTTATACAAGCATGAAACAATGAACTGTTTCAAACGTTTACTGACACTTTCGCATAAAATAGAAAATTAGTCTTTTTAGAATTACAGTTCAGCACAACAGTGTTTCTTTTCCctgtagcatactgtatacttgtatactgTGTAACAAATAAGGATGTTATTGTTGTTACCTATTTTTCCAGAAGATTTGAAAATTGTGACTGGAAACAATGATGTtgtaaaagaaacattaaactgaggcacataattaaaatattatggaCATATACAAGGCGGGACACTACAAAGATTGTTTATAAAATTATTCTAAAATAGAACATTAACCACAAACCAATCACGTggacatattttgttttctaccTATAGAGCAAGGAAGCCACAAACTAGATTTTCCTTATCAATTCAGATTTGTTTAGTTCTAATTTGCTCAATCACCATTTGTTCCCTTATAAATCCATTCCCAAAAGACTTAAAAAGCAGAAGGTGACTTGCATGTCACTACATGTCAAATAAATATTGAAAGCTACTGTAAGTAAGCCCTTCATGGCCCTGCCCTGACAGTAAACACACTgtgaaaatcaacttaaggcaGTTAAGTGGTGTTTGATAGCTGCAAGGTGACCTGTGCTCTTGAACTGTGGGGGAAAGGTGGCTTAGTCACAACACAGAAGGGAAGCATAGTAATGTTTATACTGCAGCTgctttttctaactgcttagAGAAAGGCGAAATAACTGTGATCTCCTATGTGACTCCTGTGACTCCCATGTGACTCATCCATTGTCATGTATCACTACCAAAGAAGCAAACTTGAAATCAACATAGCACTAAATAGCACATTGTCCAAGTCAGTATGTGCATTCATATTAAGTGTTCTCTTTATAGTGTCTGAATTCAGCACGGGTTCTTCATCACTGGCAACAAAATTAGTGCATTTcactcaaaaacaaaataattaaaaatcccattcaACATAACACATTTGAATGGCACACTTtccattataatattttatgaagGATGTCAGATGTACACTTCTTCTATAGTGGTGGTTTTAATCTATTCCATTCCCTAAAACAGTGTATACATATGTTATCCTAACATTTGTGTTCTCAGAGCAtcacaaatttatttttgggTTTTGTTACTGTAGTTACTTCTAATGgaagtttttaattttatctaGTCTTAATGTCAAACTGTGTAAACACTTAGTCATACAGGAAATTGGTACCTGCCAGACAAATagcaaaaacaacaatataatAATAGTGCCACATATGGAAAATTCTAATAGTAATATGGAGTTTTCATTTGAAGTAAAAGTCTGTGTAACACATCCAAATATGAACAataatctgaaatgaaaataatttagccTATTGCAGCTatgacatttctttttattattttctggcTTATATCTGTAAAACTGAAATTAAGTAAGACTCTTAAATGTTTTCGTAATGTGTTTacaaagcaaacattttttagCTTTATGTTCAATTATGTTACACAACAGGCTGAGAAGGATGTTTATACatgcaagaaaatatttttatgtattttgtgtGTACAGAATATGAATTAAAGTATCTTCCATTAAATGACGGGATGAAGTGAAAAccttatttcaaattatacaaatTGTACAGATTGTACAAATCTACTTTTTGTAACTGGTACTGGTAACATTGGAATTTTGATACATTCTGTACATATTTCTTCTGTTCTGTTAATCCAGACAccttgcaggaaaaaaaaaaacagcggtCTCCACAGATCAAAATAGATTGATATGTTTTTGGCAGTGAGCAAAAATGATAATAACATCTTACATATTATTTTATCCtttttactattattttgccATAATATCTGAAATGCTCTCAATTTTGAATATTAAGGAGTATGTATTTACTCTCTTAAGATGTTATTAGCAATTTCCAGTTATGACCACAGGGTGGGCTCCAGGAGCAcgtcttatacagtacacatcagGTGCGACTTGATACAAATTACGAGCTCCTTATTATATAAGGTGGGAAGTAAAAATGAGATACATTATATAGTTCATTataaacagtacattaatatagttCAAAACTGAAGTTATGAATATAGTTCATAACTAGAAGTAACCTACTCATTTACTGAGCAAGATATCTGTAGGATCACCATCTATCACACACGGCACACATTTTAGAATCACTTCTGGTGAGTCTGAATTTCCTGCTTCAACCGCATCGATTAAGAGCAGTTCCAATTTTGTGCACTCTCATCAGAGTCTTGCCTGTAGCGCCAGCTGAAACCATGGAGTCTAACTATAATCTACCACATGGAGCAAGCTTCAGCAGCTTTGTTTTTGATTTCTATGTGCTTGTCAGGAGATATTACTTTCCTACAGTCTATAGAcctctactgtacattcactcTGTACACTACAACAGGTTCTCCAACTATAATTGGAGAGTTAAAGTAATATATTGTATGAACAGAACTGTACTATCgtgaatttgattttaaaaaagatagGATTCTATATTCTGATATTTGAATTTCATACCCTATTTTCTGTTGCATTCAgttttgtatatactgtgtatacaatactgtacagtatgtgtatttacTATACTTACAAATAAAGATATAAGATAAAGCAGTACTTGTACACAAAGATTACAGATATGTGAAGAGAACGCTTGTAAGATTAATGTACGTCAGGTCATAAATAATAGAGGCATTAAAAACTGTAATGCATTGCAATTAGACTAAACAACCTAAAATCAAAGTCAATTTGAAAATGTATCATCACAAGACATTAGGAAAGGAAATTAAAGTACATAATGTATCTGAAATGTAAGACTATACATTTTCTTGCTTGAAGTCACCATACTTGGTAAAGGGGGTCATAGTCTTTTAGCATGGTTTCAATGTTTCATGGTAAAttgttattatataataatgtaaATGTGAAAAACCTAAACCTTCCCTTTGCCGTGCTGTTTGTGACAGCTTAACGATTTAATTACAAATgcttgtcattttaaaaatatccatTTATCTGTAATTCTCACATTTTTAAGATGCTCTCTGCTTTGGTCTTAAACTCAATCCAATTTAGTACCCCAATCCACATCACTATGTGTAccagtttcttaaaaaaaatagaaaattcttttaaaaatctatatccaaaaatactgtaaaaacagaaatgatgaGAATCCCAGACGTAGTAAAGACAGAATATTAACAGAGTAGAACACAAGGTATAATTAGTCACATTAGTTTAAGGGAGAATTTTAGAAGAACATACTTCCTTATATTGGGTTATGTTACGATAACCATACATTGTTGCATCTAATTGcatatttaaacatacagtTGAGACAGCGCTAGAATGTCAAACAATGGAATGATTCAAACCACAATTAAAGAATTCACCAAATGACAAGCCACGGATAATAACTactcacaaaaaacaaaaatgtgaaagtatTTCCAAATCTACTTCACCTTCAAGGAAAGTTATACtctatgaaaaaatatatattttgcagtttctcatcaaaaaatgaaaataattgattaGGCCATCAATATATGATGCTTTCGCCATAGTGCTTCTTTACTCTGAATTCTATCTAAATTTTTGCATTAGAGAATAGACATACATGTACAGGTAACAAATATTGCTTTTATGTCCTTGTTGTGTTATAGGCAAGTTGTATAAGCATGATAGTTACCATAGTAACAACGACATTAAGTCAGTGGTTGATATTTTCATCTCTTAGACATAATTTCAAGGGAATGTTCAACAAGAGAGCATTCACAAACATTTGAGGACATTCTCTAGTGTATATGATGTGTATTGTCCATGGAAGATACAAATATTACTGTTTGCAGTTACTAGGAAGTGATCTGGGTGGTGATATGACTCAGATTAAAATTCAAGTAATTCTATCCAAGTCTATCTTTCACAGATATGTGCTCAAATTGAAAG contains:
- the LOC102683105 gene encoding prolactin-releasing peptide receptor-like, encoding MNTENPTSSQRLLAELNNITWNQFTGLQLLQSFKPLIIPCYSFVVFIGIFGNYLLIYVICKTKKMHNVTNFLIGNLAFSDMLMCATCVPLTLAYAFEPRGWIYGIFMCYFVFLMQPVTVFVSVFTLTVIAVERYHATVYPLKRRLTIPTCAYILAAIWLLSSLLAAPALAHTYHVDFPELDFSICEEFWVGMEKERLAYAYSTLILTYALPLTVISLSYLRISVKLKNRVVPGNITQSQVEWDRARRRKTFRLLVLVVAAFGICWLPLHIFNMMKDMDINLIDKQYFNLIQLLCHWFAMMSACTNAILYAWLHDNFRGKLKKMFAWPKKKVAPVNNCVMTSVVL
- the LOC102692811 gene encoding prolactin-releasing peptide receptor-like, with amino-acid sequence MTNHSSEFGWGLQLFDNKTEKTLVKVPNETFAAFQGLQLIQQLKAVIIPLYAAVVIIGIIGNFLLVSVIMRVKKLHNVTNFLIGNLATSDVLMCTTCIPLTLAYVYEPKGWLFGNSMCYFVLFMQPVTVYVSIFTLTAIAVDRYIVIVHPLRRRISLKLSAYLMLFIWIIACCLAVPAMANTYYVELKDQGITICEEFWETKESQRQAYAFCLLFISFLLPLLVILISYVRISVKLKNRVMPGSVTQSQADWDKARKKRTFCLLVIVVVVFGICWLPLHMFNIIRDININIISKYYFNLMQLSCHWFAMSSVCYNPFIYAWLHDSFRKELKKLFIWRRKIAPYGHSVTVSVVL